Proteins encoded together in one Bacillota bacterium window:
- a CDS encoding helix-turn-helix transcriptional regulator, with product MGMVIMMDFERRLRGLLEERGMSQQEFARQIHVAESTLSQYLTGRRKPAIEIITQIADFFEVSIDYLVGRTSLRNYSIWKTQQKWGKSLAKAMEEASPEYREKVPDYFPVIEDALNNEIDPDILQILLNAYIDARELDTAHFSAASSDKCKDDEYIGDEYVDD from the coding sequence ATGGGAATGGTGATCATGATGGATTTTGAACGCAGGTTGAGGGGTCTACTTGAGGAACGGGGCATGTCTCAGCAGGAATTTGCGCGTCAGATCCATGTGGCAGAATCTACTTTGTCTCAATATCTGACAGGCAGACGCAAACCGGCTATAGAGATAATCACGCAAATCGCTGATTTTTTCGAGGTATCTATAGATTATCTTGTTGGCAGGACAAGCCTTAGGAATTATTCAATATGGAAGACGCAACAAAAATGGGGGAAGTCCCTGGCCAAGGCCATGGAGGAGGCCAGCCCTGAATACCGCGAAAAAGTTCCGGATTATTTTCCTGTCATTGAGGATGCATTGAATAACGAGATAGATCCTGATATACTCCAAATTCTTCTTAATGCTTATATCGATGCCAGAGAGCTTGATACAGCCCATTTCAGCGCGGCTAGTTCTGACAAATGCAAGGATGACGAGTATATCGGTGATGAATATGTAGACGACTAG
- a CDS encoding ABC transporter substrate-binding protein produces MLVRRGKLSRILAFVFIFALLLSIGVAGFAATKKTKVIIWGLNTTVPGGAQELAKQIKEKFSDIDLVPQVQVAGAGQTLESMQKLLTAIAAGNPPEITTIDRFVVGGWAARGALRPLDDLIERDKVDLSQWYPVCLDEAKFNGKVYAMSSGTDDRAMYYNRELMREAGMNPDAPPKTWDELMEAAKKLTVTDSRGNLKQIGFIPMFGNSWLYLYGWQNGGEFLSEDGKTATLNDPKIVEAIEWIVSVYDALGGAEKIQGFQASFQPGAQDPFLTGKVALMINGNWVLNTIARYRPDIDFAVAPAPVPKKRYLQEGEFKGKPQFITWSGGWAWAIPRGVKNVDAAWKVIKFMTGVEGHLAIAKGDYEYNKSLGNPYVPGMTSLKPADKALAEKYLPLLQRESLRKAYQVFSDLMKVSRYRPVTPVASELWTEHVRVVDLAIFHKMTPKEAADFCNANVQKALDTFWKSRK; encoded by the coding sequence ATGTTGGTGAGGCGCGGTAAGTTGTCCAGGATTCTGGCCTTCGTGTTTATCTTTGCTTTGCTCCTTTCCATTGGTGTAGCCGGGTTTGCTGCTACAAAGAAGACAAAGGTTATCATCTGGGGGCTTAACACAACAGTCCCGGGCGGGGCTCAAGAACTGGCAAAGCAGATAAAGGAAAAGTTTTCAGACATCGATCTAGTTCCTCAGGTCCAGGTGGCAGGAGCAGGTCAGACCCTTGAGAGCATGCAAAAACTTCTTACGGCCATAGCGGCGGGCAATCCACCGGAAATCACGACAATTGACCGGTTCGTTGTCGGTGGATGGGCGGCTCGTGGTGCTCTCAGACCGTTGGATGATCTTATCGAAAGAGACAAGGTAGACCTTTCCCAGTGGTACCCGGTTTGTCTGGATGAAGCCAAATTCAATGGCAAGGTCTACGCAATGTCTTCAGGAACTGATGACCGGGCAATGTATTACAATCGGGAACTCATGAGAGAGGCTGGCATGAATCCAGATGCGCCGCCAAAAACATGGGATGAATTGATGGAAGCGGCTAAGAAATTGACGGTAACAGACTCGCGAGGTAATCTCAAGCAAATCGGGTTTATCCCCATGTTTGGCAACAGCTGGCTGTATCTCTATGGGTGGCAAAATGGCGGCGAATTTTTGTCTGAGGATGGTAAGACTGCGACTCTCAATGATCCTAAGATCGTTGAGGCTATCGAGTGGATTGTTTCTGTGTATGATGCTCTAGGTGGCGCGGAGAAGATTCAAGGATTCCAGGCATCTTTCCAGCCTGGCGCCCAGGATCCATTTCTTACTGGGAAGGTTGCTCTGATGATAAATGGCAACTGGGTACTTAATACCATAGCCCGCTATAGGCCCGACATCGATTTTGCCGTCGCCCCGGCCCCTGTGCCAAAGAAACGTTACCTACAGGAGGGAGAATTCAAGGGTAAGCCTCAATTCATCACCTGGTCTGGGGGGTGGGCGTGGGCAATTCCCAGGGGGGTTAAGAATGTAGATGCGGCCTGGAAAGTTATTAAGTTCATGACAGGGGTCGAAGGCCATCTGGCAATCGCTAAGGGTGACTATGAGTATAATAAATCACTTGGGAATCCATATGTGCCTGGGATGACTTCACTCAAACCTGCTGACAAAGCTCTAGCAGAAAAATATCTTCCGCTTCTTCAGAGGGAAAGCTTGAGGAAAGCCTATCAAGTATTTAGTGATCTGATGAAGGTAAGCCGATATCGGCCGGTGACTCCAGTGGCTTCGGAGCTTTGGACTGAACACGTAAGAGTTGTAGACCTCGCCATATTCCATAAGATGACTCCAAAAGAGGCGGCTGACTTCTGTAATGCCAACGTTCAGAAGGCGCTTGATACTTTCTGGAAGAGCAGAAAATAG
- a CDS encoding metallophosphoesterase, with protein MYTEPYLWTPVKFILLSDLQLKAQAPTTVKLAGQQEADFIIYTGDLVNTPGRVFDGFTVAQ; from the coding sequence ATGTACACGGAGCCTTATCTATGGACGCCTGTGAAATTCATTCTCCTCTCAGACCTCCAGCTTAAAGCCCAGGCGCCCACTACGGTAAAGCTCGCAGGGCAACAGGAGGCTGATTTCATCATTTACACTGGCGACCTTGTGAATACGCCCGGACGTGTTTTTGATGGATTTACTGTAGCCCAATAG
- a CDS encoding carbohydrate ABC transporter permease, giving the protein MATSKRTSFLVSKRRLRAISTSLAHIICILGGISFILPFLWMVSTSLKPDTQVFVWPPQWIPKPPQWTNYPGALNYIPFFHYYKNTLVICALTVIGTLFSCSLGAYSFSRIKWKGRDLLFYAYLSTMMLPYQVTMIPLFVVFKRLDWVGTNLPLIVPAFFGNAFYVFLLRQFFLSIPQELSDSAWIDGCTEFDIYARIILPLAKPALATVTLFTFLAAYQDFLAPLIYLSEPAQYTISLGLQEFRTQFGAEWQMLMAASTVVVAPVILLFFLVQRTFIQGITLTGIKG; this is encoded by the coding sequence ATGGCAACATCAAAACGAACCTCATTCCTAGTTTCAAAACGGCGACTTCGGGCCATATCTACCAGCTTAGCGCATATAATCTGCATTCTGGGCGGAATCTCTTTCATACTCCCATTCCTATGGATGGTGTCTACATCACTAAAACCTGATACCCAGGTATTCGTCTGGCCGCCGCAGTGGATTCCCAAACCTCCGCAGTGGACAAACTATCCGGGGGCCCTTAATTACATCCCATTCTTCCACTACTATAAGAATACCCTTGTCATCTGCGCCTTGACGGTAATCGGGACTCTATTCTCATGTTCGCTGGGGGCCTACAGTTTTTCGAGAATCAAATGGAAAGGCCGGGACCTGCTATTCTATGCATACCTCAGCACCATGATGCTTCCCTATCAAGTAACAATGATCCCCTTATTTGTAGTATTCAAACGGCTCGACTGGGTGGGGACGAATCTGCCGCTGATAGTGCCTGCGTTTTTCGGGAATGCATTCTATGTGTTCTTGCTCCGTCAATTCTTCCTATCTATACCCCAGGAACTATCAGATTCGGCGTGGATTGACGGATGTACCGAGTTTGACATATACGCGAGAATCATACTCCCGCTTGCCAAACCGGCGCTGGCTACTGTGACGCTTTTTACATTCCTTGCAGCATACCAGGACTTCCTTGCGCCATTGATATATCTGAGTGAGCCAGCGCAATATACCATATCCCTGGGGCTCCAGGAGTTTCGCACACAGTTCGGCGCTGAATGGCAGATGCTCATGGCGGCGTCTACGGTGGTGGTAGCGCCCGTGATCTTGCTTTTCTTCCTGGTGCAGCGGACATTTATCCAGGGTATCACGCTCACGGGGATCAAGGGATAA
- a CDS encoding carbohydrate ABC transporter permease, producing the protein MVVQIVSHTVLIIGAVLFVFPFLWLVSTSLKPDTQIFLFPPTLIPRPFNWRNYSRMFTYLPFTLFYWNTIYITALTVFGTFISCSLVAYSFARLRWPGRDLCFIIMLSTMMLPPQVTMIPIYLVFKYMGWIDTFKPLTVPAFFGNAFSIFLLRQFYMTIPWELDDAAKIDGCSFFQIYWRIMLPLVKPALATITIFTFQGQWNNFLGPLIYINSTEKMPLALALRLFQTMYGSEWGLLMAASTAMTLPLVITFFFCQKYFIQGITLTGLKG; encoded by the coding sequence ATGGTGGTGCAAATCGTCTCCCATACCGTGCTCATTATTGGAGCCGTGCTGTTTGTTTTTCCATTCCTATGGCTTGTGTCTACCTCATTGAAACCAGATACCCAGATATTTCTCTTCCCACCGACACTGATCCCGAGGCCTTTCAACTGGCGGAACTACTCCAGGATGTTTACATATTTGCCATTTACCCTGTTTTACTGGAATACCATATATATTACTGCTCTTACAGTCTTTGGAACCTTCATATCTTGTTCATTGGTGGCCTACTCCTTTGCGCGCCTCAGATGGCCCGGGAGGGATCTTTGTTTCATTATAATGCTGAGCACCATGATGCTGCCGCCTCAGGTTACCATGATACCGATCTATCTGGTCTTCAAGTATATGGGTTGGATAGACACATTCAAACCTCTTACTGTGCCCGCATTCTTCGGAAATGCATTCTCAATCTTCCTTTTGAGGCAGTTTTACATGACCATACCATGGGAATTGGATGATGCAGCAAAGATCGACGGGTGTAGTTTCTTCCAAATCTACTGGCGAATAATGCTTCCCCTTGTAAAGCCTGCTCTGGCGACGATAACCATATTTACATTTCAGGGACAGTGGAATAACTTTTTAGGGCCTCTCATCTATATCAATTCCACTGAAAAGATGCCTCTTGCGCTCGCCCTTCGACTCTTTCAGACTATGTACGGATCAGAGTGGGGACTCCTGATGGCGGCATCCACCGCTATGACATTGCCTTTGGTTATCACCTTTTTCTTCTGTCAGAAGTACTTCATTCAGGGCATAACTCTAACAGGACTCAAAGGGTAG
- a CDS encoding DUF4981 domain-containing protein, which produces MSNIQLVQNDWENPQVLSRNREPAHATSIPYADAATALAGERSASPYFKLLNGEWQFYYANSPDAVPGGFQEETYDASSWVSLPVPSNWQMHGYGRPNYTNVAYPYPVDPPYVPDENPVGLYRRSFAIPAAWKDRQVFLVFEGVDSAFYVWVNGHMVGYSQGSHLPSEFNITPYIRQGENLLVVQVYQWSDGSYLEDQDMWRLSGIFRDVYLFSTPGVHVRDIRVRTTFDTQYRDATLCLNMTFRNYTQADAAGHKVEARLVDATGRVVFTRSMELPPLAAGAEITLESDEAVAQPRKWSAEDPALYTLLLILQDRDGKVLEVQRSRVGFRQVEIKSGRLLLNGTPITIKGVNRHEFHPDLGHVVPLDWMHKDIVLMKQHNINAVRTSHYTDDPRWLDLCDEYGLYVIDEADLEAHGFAKVGNLSQLACDPAWKDAFVDRAERMVERDKNHPSVIIWSLGNESGYGPNHDAMASWIREADPTRPIHYEQAGEAEVVDIVSVMYPTVSSLTIQGERTDDPRPFFMCEYAHAMGNGPGNLKEYWETIYKYPRLLGGCVWEWADHGIRQRTPSGEEWFAYGGDFGDEPNDGNFCIDGLVFPDRVPHPGLLEYKKVIEPVQAEPVDLQSGTIRLRNRYDFLTLSHLECSWTLSQDGRILEEGRLPLPEVKPGGESIVRIPYVLPAGQSGSEYWLNISFTLAHGTRWAPRGHEVAWAQFQLPVATPPRPRAQVADMPSLFVQETADEIILRGEEFRIHFDKHRGDMTTWEYQGLSLLGRGPRVNIWRAPTDNDVHMAREWRKAGLDKLVPRVHNIEFRAPQPKVAQVRVDMALAAYSIAPGFQATLIYTVYGSGDVVIESHIVPREGLPPLPRLGLQMILPGKYDRFAWYGRGPHDSYIDRKESARVGVYAGSVQDQYVPYIKPQENGNKSDVRWAAVTDILGMGLLVVGMPLINVSVHHYTPEDFTKAKHTYELARRNETILNLDYQQGGLGSNSCGPGPLPQYLLDAKETRFAVRLCPCTEAVQAADRLSRLELESISWDKP; this is translated from the coding sequence GTGAGCAACATACAGCTTGTCCAAAATGATTGGGAGAACCCACAGGTGCTTTCGCGTAATCGCGAACCTGCCCATGCGACGTCGATCCCATATGCGGATGCGGCGACCGCCTTGGCTGGCGAAAGGAGCGCTTCTCCATATTTCAAGCTTCTGAATGGTGAATGGCAGTTTTATTATGCGAATTCCCCTGATGCGGTTCCCGGAGGATTTCAAGAAGAGACATATGACGCAAGTTCATGGGTGAGTCTTCCGGTCCCTAGCAACTGGCAGATGCACGGTTACGGGCGGCCGAATTACACCAACGTGGCTTACCCTTATCCAGTGGATCCGCCTTATGTCCCGGACGAAAACCCAGTTGGCTTATACCGGCGAAGTTTCGCCATTCCTGCCGCCTGGAAAGATCGCCAGGTGTTTCTTGTCTTTGAGGGAGTAGACTCGGCTTTCTATGTTTGGGTGAACGGTCACATGGTGGGATACAGCCAGGGAAGCCATCTTCCATCAGAGTTCAACATCACGCCATATATTCGCCAGGGTGAGAACCTCCTGGTAGTCCAGGTCTACCAGTGGTCAGATGGGAGTTACCTGGAGGATCAGGATATGTGGCGACTTAGCGGCATTTTCCGGGACGTGTATCTTTTTTCGACCCCCGGTGTGCATGTGCGCGACATCAGAGTCCGCACGACCTTCGATACCCAGTATCGAGATGCGACTCTATGTTTAAATATGACGTTTAGGAATTATACACAGGCTGATGCCGCGGGTCATAAGGTTGAGGCCCGTCTCGTTGATGCCACAGGCCGGGTTGTTTTCACTAGATCCATGGAATTACCTCCCCTGGCTGCGGGAGCAGAGATCACACTAGAATCGGATGAGGCGGTCGCCCAACCTCGAAAGTGGTCGGCAGAGGATCCTGCACTTTATACTTTGCTTCTCATTCTGCAGGATAGAGACGGCAAGGTCCTGGAAGTGCAAAGATCCCGCGTTGGTTTCCGCCAGGTGGAGATCAAGAGTGGCAGGCTTCTTCTGAATGGCACGCCGATCACCATCAAGGGCGTAAACCGGCATGAATTCCATCCGGATCTCGGTCATGTGGTCCCTCTTGACTGGATGCATAAGGATATCGTTCTCATGAAACAGCACAACATCAATGCTGTAAGAACATCCCATTATACAGATGACCCCAGATGGTTGGATCTTTGTGATGAGTATGGTCTTTATGTGATCGACGAGGCGGATCTTGAGGCACATGGCTTTGCCAAGGTGGGCAATTTGAGCCAGCTTGCATGTGATCCTGCATGGAAAGATGCCTTTGTAGACCGCGCAGAGCGAATGGTGGAACGCGATAAGAATCACCCCTCAGTTATCATCTGGTCCCTAGGGAATGAGTCAGGCTATGGGCCAAATCATGACGCCATGGCTTCCTGGATCCGTGAGGCTGACCCAACCCGTCCGATTCATTATGAACAGGCCGGGGAGGCAGAGGTAGTTGATATCGTCAGTGTCATGTACCCTACAGTATCTTCGCTCACCATCCAGGGTGAGAGGACAGATGATCCTCGCCCATTCTTCATGTGTGAATATGCTCATGCCATGGGCAATGGACCGGGCAACTTGAAGGAATACTGGGAGACCATCTATAAATACCCGCGCCTTTTGGGTGGATGTGTATGGGAGTGGGCAGACCACGGCATTCGGCAGAGGACTCCGTCTGGGGAAGAATGGTTTGCCTATGGAGGAGATTTCGGGGATGAGCCCAATGACGGCAATTTCTGCATCGATGGCCTCGTCTTTCCCGATCGCGTTCCACACCCTGGCCTATTGGAATACAAAAAGGTGATAGAACCTGTTCAGGCGGAACCTGTGGATTTACAGTCAGGGACGATTAGGCTTCGAAATCGCTACGATTTTCTGACCCTTTCCCACCTGGAGTGTAGCTGGACGCTTTCGCAGGATGGGCGGATCTTGGAGGAGGGCAGGCTTCCCCTTCCGGAGGTCAAGCCGGGTGGCGAGAGTATAGTAAGGATTCCTTATGTGCTGCCGGCAGGGCAGTCGGGAAGCGAGTACTGGCTCAATATCAGCTTCACTCTAGCCCATGGGACACGATGGGCTCCGCGGGGCCATGAGGTGGCCTGGGCGCAGTTCCAGCTCCCGGTGGCAACTCCGCCGCGGCCGCGGGCGCAGGTGGCCGATATGCCGTCACTCTTCGTGCAGGAAACAGCAGATGAGATCATCCTGCGGGGAGAGGAATTCCGTATCCATTTTGATAAACACCGGGGTGATATGACCACTTGGGAATATCAAGGGTTATCACTTCTTGGTCGAGGCCCCAGGGTCAACATTTGGCGGGCGCCCACCGACAATGACGTGCATATGGCCCGGGAATGGCGCAAGGCGGGTCTCGACAAGCTCGTCCCTCGCGTGCATAACATTGAATTCCGGGCTCCTCAGCCTAAGGTAGCCCAGGTCCGGGTAGATATGGCGCTGGCTGCTTACAGCATAGCGCCCGGTTTCCAGGCGACTCTAATCTATACGGTCTATGGTTCGGGTGATGTTGTGATTGAATCACATATCGTCCCCCGGGAAGGTCTTCCACCATTGCCAAGGCTCGGTCTCCAGATGATATTGCCCGGGAAATATGATCGTTTTGCCTGGTATGGCAGGGGCCCTCACGATAGTTATATCGATCGTAAGGAAAGCGCTCGGGTCGGGGTTTACGCGGGCTCGGTGCAGGATCAATATGTGCCATACATCAAGCCACAGGAAAACGGGAATAAATCGGATGTTCGCTGGGCAGCTGTGACTGATATTCTGGGGATGGGCCTTTTGGTGGTAGGAATGCCGCTCATTAATGTGAGCGTTCATCATTACACTCCTGAGGATTTCACTAAAGCCAAGCATACCTATGAGCTTGCGCGACGAAATGAGACGATCCTCAACCTCGATTATCAGCAAGGAGGGCTCGGCAGCAATAGCTGCGGTCCCGGGCCGCTCCCCCAGTATCTCCTGGATGCTAAAGAGACTAGGTTTGCCGTGCGGCTTTGTCCTTGTACCGAGGCGGTCCAGGCAGCTGACCGGCTGAGCAGGTTGGAGTTGGAATCCATCAGCTGGGATAAGCCGTAG
- a CDS encoding arylsulfatase has translation MERPNLVLITVDQMRADCLGIDGHPVVETPNLDYMAREGVRFSAAYSAVPSCIAARAAILTGLLQRNHGRTGYQDGVPWNYECTLPGELARSGYHTQGIGKMHFYPPRNLCGFHNVVLHDGYLGYVRRLPGDYSYYDDYTPWLKRHLNADVDFDDHGLDCNSWVARPWHLPEYLHPTNWVVTQSIDFLRRRDPTKPFFMWVSFVRPHAPLDSPQVYFDQYIDQEIPLPPVGDWADKEDRERYGLIPHTLRGIIGEKALHRALAAYYALITHIDHQLGRLFAALAEHGVLDNTFFLFTSDHGELLGDHNLFRKALPYEGSARVPFIMKFPSNWNVPRGILIDKPVELRDIMPTMLDVAGVEPSRQVDGRSLIPLVTGTSNSWREYIHGEHAYGPASNHFMTNGKEKYIWFSQTGREQYFDLERDPQERHDLIGDESLKDRISYWRSILVRELADREEGYSDGFQLIPGKTPRAILSSLCPA, from the coding sequence ATGGAGCGCCCGAATCTAGTGCTGATTACTGTAGATCAGATGCGCGCCGACTGTCTGGGAATAGACGGGCACCCGGTGGTGGAGACGCCCAACCTTGATTATATGGCCAGGGAGGGCGTCAGGTTTTCAGCCGCTTACAGCGCTGTCCCTAGTTGTATTGCCGCCAGGGCTGCTATTCTTACCGGGTTACTGCAAAGGAACCATGGGCGGACAGGGTACCAAGATGGGGTGCCATGGAACTATGAATGTACTTTACCTGGAGAACTGGCCAGGAGCGGGTACCACACTCAAGGAATAGGAAAAATGCACTTTTACCCGCCCCGGAATCTGTGTGGATTTCATAATGTAGTACTTCATGATGGATATCTTGGATATGTAAGACGCCTCCCTGGGGACTATTCATACTATGATGATTATACTCCATGGTTAAAAAGGCATTTAAACGCTGATGTTGATTTTGATGACCACGGCCTTGACTGTAATTCCTGGGTCGCGCGACCCTGGCATTTGCCTGAATACCTGCATCCAACCAACTGGGTGGTAACTCAGTCCATTGATTTTCTTCGAAGACGGGACCCCACCAAACCTTTCTTTATGTGGGTATCTTTTGTCCGTCCCCATGCACCCCTCGACTCACCTCAGGTGTACTTTGATCAGTATATTGACCAGGAAATACCATTGCCGCCTGTAGGGGATTGGGCCGACAAAGAGGACAGGGAGAGATATGGCCTTATTCCGCATACGTTGCGGGGCATAATCGGGGAGAAGGCTCTTCACCGGGCACTGGCCGCATATTATGCCTTGATCACGCACATAGACCACCAATTGGGGCGCCTTTTTGCGGCTCTGGCAGAACATGGTGTCCTAGATAACACATTCTTCCTCTTCACCTCAGATCATGGTGAACTTCTCGGAGATCATAATCTATTCCGCAAGGCTTTGCCCTATGAAGGTTCAGCGCGGGTGCCGTTCATTATGAAGTTTCCAAGCAATTGGAATGTCCCACGAGGAATCCTGATCGATAAGCCAGTAGAGTTGCGCGATATAATGCCCACAATGCTTGATGTGGCCGGTGTAGAGCCATCGAGGCAGGTTGATGGGAGGAGTCTGATACCGCTGGTGACAGGCACCAGTAACTCCTGGCGCGAATATATTCATGGGGAACATGCATATGGCCCGGCTTCTAACCATTTCATGACAAATGGCAAGGAGAAATATATCTGGTTTTCACAGACGGGCCGCGAACAGTATTTCGATCTGGAACGCGACCCTCAAGAGAGACATGATTTGATAGGAGATGAATCTCTAAAAGATAGGATTTCATACTGGCGGTCAATCTTAGTCCGCGAACTGGCTGACAGGGAAGAGGGTTATAGCGACGGGTTCCAACTCATCCCAGGAAAGACGCCTAGGGCTATCCTCAGTTCTCTTTGCCCTGCGTAG
- a CDS encoding L-glyceraldehyde 3-phosphate reductase, with protein sequence MEFSPARYDSMQYRRCGRSGLMLPAISLGAYETFGSYKGEDVARECLYRAFDLGITHFDLANNYGVPPGNAELIVGKILKTMPRDELIISTKAGWRMWPGPYGEWLSKKYLVASLDQSLKRLGLDYVDIYYAHRPDPVTPLEETMEALDLIVRQGKALYIGVSSFSGAHFEHACEVVDREGLTRITIHQPAYNLLNRKIEWDLLDHTERRGTGVIVFVPLAAGLLTNKYLNGTIPADSRAAAVWGEKRAKAIVTEENLAKVRALNEIAKRRGQTLAQMALAWALRLPQITSVLVGASRVSQIEENVAALSNPSFTQEELDEIDKITLCPGSSN encoded by the coding sequence ATGGAATTTTCACCAGCCCGATATGATTCGATGCAATATCGACGGTGTGGCCGATCCGGGCTCATGCTTCCGGCTATCTCGCTGGGGGCATATGAGACTTTCGGAAGTTATAAAGGAGAAGATGTGGCGAGGGAATGTCTTTACAGGGCATTTGACCTGGGCATCACCCACTTCGACCTGGCCAACAATTATGGCGTTCCCCCAGGAAATGCGGAACTCATAGTCGGAAAGATCCTTAAGACCATGCCCAGGGATGAGCTGATCATCTCCACAAAGGCTGGTTGGCGGATGTGGCCAGGTCCATATGGGGAATGGCTCTCAAAGAAATATCTGGTCGCGAGCCTTGACCAATCTCTAAAAAGGCTGGGCCTTGATTATGTGGACATATACTATGCCCATAGGCCCGACCCTGTGACTCCGCTCGAGGAGACTATGGAGGCCCTAGATTTGATTGTCCGTCAGGGAAAGGCGCTGTATATAGGCGTAAGCAGCTTCTCCGGGGCCCATTTCGAACATGCATGTGAGGTTGTTGATCGGGAAGGCCTTACCAGAATCACCATTCACCAGCCAGCCTACAACCTTCTCAATCGAAAGATCGAATGGGATCTCCTGGATCACACGGAACGCAGAGGTACCGGGGTTATAGTATTTGTCCCTCTTGCTGCGGGACTTCTGACCAATAAGTATCTAAACGGAACCATACCTGCCGATTCAAGGGCCGCGGCTGTGTGGGGAGAAAAACGCGCGAAGGCGATCGTTACCGAGGAAAATCTCGCAAAGGTAAGGGCACTAAATGAGATCGCCAAGAGACGTGGCCAGACCCTCGCGCAAATGGCTCTTGCGTGGGCCCTGCGGCTTCCCCAGATCACAAGTGTGCTCGTGGGAGCATCAAGAGTCTCGCAAATTGAGGAAAATGTCGCTGCGCTCTCAAACCCCAGCTTCACCCAAGAAGAACTCGATGAGATCGATAAGATCACGCTTTGCCCGGGCTCATCGAACTAA
- a CDS encoding sugar ABC transporter permease gives MLAHSSGRLRRAEIRAGVLFASPWMAGFLLFTLGPLVASIWLSMTQYDVLTPPRFVGLDNYRNIILADRLFYKSLYNTLYITVFGVPANILMGLGIAMLLNLKVKGMHFYRTIYYLPSIVPTVASAILWMWLLNPQFGLINAALSLLGISGPAWLSSEAWSKPSIILMGLWGAGGSMVIYLAGLKGIPEQLYEAAEIDGAGIWAKFFKITLPMLTPTLFFNLIMGIIGHLQIFAQAYIMTGGGPVDSTLFYVYYLFNNAFAYFKMGYASALAWILFLIILVITLIQFHFANRWVYYEGAERG, from the coding sequence ATGCTGGCACATAGTTCTGGCCGCCTCAGGAGGGCCGAGATTAGGGCCGGGGTGCTTTTTGCATCGCCATGGATGGCAGGGTTTCTCTTATTTACCCTCGGTCCGCTGGTGGCGTCCATATGGCTGAGCATGACACAGTATGATGTTTTAACACCCCCAAGGTTTGTTGGTCTTGACAACTATAGGAACATCATATTAGCAGATCGTCTATTCTATAAGTCACTTTACAATACGTTGTATATCACAGTCTTTGGGGTCCCAGCCAACATTTTGATGGGGCTCGGCATAGCCATGCTTCTCAATCTTAAGGTGAAAGGCATGCATTTCTATAGAACCATATACTATCTGCCTTCCATTGTACCCACGGTGGCTAGCGCGATACTGTGGATGTGGTTGTTGAACCCCCAATTCGGTCTAATAAACGCGGCGCTTTCTCTTCTAGGAATAAGCGGGCCAGCCTGGTTATCAAGTGAGGCATGGTCGAAGCCATCCATAATCCTCATGGGCTTGTGGGGCGCCGGAGGAAGTATGGTCATATACCTGGCAGGATTGAAGGGGATTCCTGAACAGCTTTACGAGGCTGCAGAGATTGATGGCGCAGGGATCTGGGCCAAGTTCTTCAAGATCACTCTCCCTATGCTGACACCTACCCTTTTCTTCAACCTTATAATGGGCATCATTGGACACCTTCAGATTTTCGCTCAAGCCTATATCATGACAGGCGGGGGGCCGGTGGATTCCACGCTTTTCTATGTGTATTACCTTTTCAATAACGCCTTCGCATATTTCAAAATGGGCTATGCCTCGGCCCTGGCCTGGATACTCTTTCTAATAATCTTGGTCATCACCCTAATTCAATTCCATTTTGCCAACAGGTGGGTCTACTACGAAGGCGCGGAAAGGGGTTGA